The genomic window GCATGTAAAGTCCCTTTGAATGGAATTTAATGTTTACAATTTGATTTGTTAGGTATATAATCATTCGTTAATATGGATAATTGCCACAAATTGTTTCTCAAACACACCTTATAACCACAGACACATGAGTGTCTTCACTGAACTTCCTTGTGGACAAGAATTTAAAAGGCCCACATCCTGCATACAGCTTGAAAATGTGGTTATTGTTGAATTGCCATGGGCCATCAAACCGCATATAAAATAATTGTACACAAATATCTACACAAAGTTATTCAAGTCCAAAATAGTTGTAGAGTATATCAAACGGAGCCATATAGTCGATGCCAGAAAGGCCAGAACTGTATTAGAAAGCCCTCACGGGAAAAACCAGCCCGGACTTCCCCGGTGCTACCTGTCACATTGATAATTATCTATCGTTTTAAAATACTGTCTCCTTGAGGATGTAGCATTATGGCTTACCATCAATCATAAGTCAcacaaattattaatttgagATGTCATATGGTTCAATTGAAAGTGGTGAAATCCAattcaaacattaaaaaaagactaatgtTTACAGGTGGATGGATCGGCTGTGGCTATTTTTAAGATCATAAAACACCTAATTGCACCTAATTGTAGTAGATCATTCTTGTTTTCCTCATTGTTTCATTTACCGTAAATGGCACAAAGTTTCTCAACAGGCATTATGCTGCAAATGCGGAactaggaagaagaagaaaaaaaagtaattgtctGAGAAACATTCCTGACAAACAAGGACGGTGAATGACACACGTCCATCGAGAGTATAAAAAGAGCTCCATCTCCAAATAAGAGTACACAACTTTGTGCTTATCCAAggttactttacttttatttttaaccctTCCacattctttttaatttgacttaaTATGTCCAGTAAATATTCTATGGGCATTTAGATGCATTAGATTggattatatttgttttagaaCAAAATTTGTAACAATTCTATTAGTTTAAGTGATTTGACCTGTGCTTTACAGACTGGAAAAAATTTGTCTTGTTTGCAAAGATGAACCACTTTCTGTGCCTACTGGCTGCAGTTCTTTACCTGAGCGTGCAATGCCAGGTGGATGCCGGTGAGTAAAACCTCTATCATCTTACTGAGAATAGCTATAGCTTTAAATGCATTCATTACTTGGTTGATTCCTACTACATTTCACtctcttatttttgtattaaacgTTTGAAACATTTGAGTTCATGGTTTATTGTGagacaatatatatttagtaaaatGAAGTAACTGTGTGCCATGGATGAAAAATGATCATCTCAGAAATGCACTGGCCAAAAACATCATCattaagtattaaaaaaaaaagtatacgaaacaaaatgtattttatgctTTCAGAATCCCATTTGAGCAGGAGTGCCATTGAAAGGGCTGTGATGGAAGCCAAGGCCACAGTAGACTCGGCCTACGAGTACTCCAGGAGAGTGTGAGTAGCCTGCTGAACACATTTTTTCCTACTTTGATTGAAACATAAAGTTGTTCAACACAGGTGTATTGAATTGGTATTGAAGACATTGTGACTGAACACAGGCACAACATGGAAGTGTACAATACATTCAACTGGAAGTTGTACGGCGCTAGAAGCAATAACTCATAGATCTGATGTCTCCACACAATACAGGAGCGTTGAGCGCGTGAGGAGGAATGCAGTGAGTCCGTCAGACATTCTGCGGTTGGTGAAGCAGCCTGTTGGGCAAACCCGTAATGCTGTGCGTGCTGCTGACTATATGGATAATACCATTAAACTCATCAAGAGGTCTTTGGAAAGACGTGAAAAACGCTCCATCAATGCCACAGGTGTTTATCCTTTACAGCTTCACAGAAATGTCTTGCAAAGAGCAGTTGCAGCTGAGTTGCTCATTTCTTGTCTCTGTTAATAAGATCTGATCTCTGAGGAAGACCTGGAGGTCATTGCTTCCCTGACCGGCTGCTCTCCCAAACATCGTCCCACTTCTTGCAAGACTATTcccaatttaaataaatttcGCACTGCAAGCAGCGTCTGCAACAACAGGTGAGGCAATTTTACGATTgatgggggaagaaaaagaacagaagTTACAAATATGTCCACAGCTAATTGACTACTTAATCTGTTTGCCTATCTGAAATAAAGATGTTAAAAATGGGAGTACAACTGCAGGTTTGTCAATCACTGGTACTCGCTCTGCACCTATGTGTGGAACGTAGAAATATTCTGACTTTTTTCTTGTCAAAAATGAGAAGattaacacattataataaGGGATTCATTTGTTTCTTGTCTAGACTTAACACCCGCTGGGGAGCCTCCAACACACCTTTCACCCGCTGGCTCCCTAATGAGTATGAGGATGGAATCTCTCTGCCCAAAGGCTGGGACCCTAAACGCAAAATCAACAAACGTCTTCTTCCCTTGGTAACATACTTCAGAATATCATCTTCACTCACTATGAGAAAACAACACTGGCAGTTGAAAAAGTCCTTTTCACCAAGGTGCTCATTGCTCACATGCTGTTCTCAGGTCAGAGAGGTGTCCAACAGAATTGTGCGTACAGTAAACTCTAATGTGGAGAGCGACCCACTCTACACTCACATGGTCACAATGTTCGGCCAGTGGACGGATCATGACCTGACCttcactcctcactctcctgTGATTCGCTCGTTCAATAATGGGATTGACTGTGACCAGAGCTGTGACCGGACAGAGCCCTGCTTCCCCATCGAGGTTAATGTTTGCTGcattacacaaaaaaagacatgaatacacctgacacacacacaaaaacacaaatattgttaATAACATTTTTGCCATCTCATCAGATTCCCAAGAAAGACCCTCGCTTTGGCAAAAAATCTCAGAGTTGCATCCCCTTCTTCCGCTCAGCAGCAACTTGTGGTTCTGGCAACTTTGGCCACACGTTTGGAGCGAGCACCGTCCGTCAACAGATCAACAGTCTCACGGCTTTCCTTGATGTAGGTCAGGTGTACGGTTCAGAGGACACCAAAGCTCGTTTCCTACGAGACCTCACCTCAGATAAGGGCCTGCTGAGAGTCAACACACAGTTCACTGACAGCAGCCGTgagctcctccccttctccaCCATGGTTACCAACATGTGTGCCACCCGAGCCCGTATTACTAATGACAGTAAGGCAGAGGAGGTGCCTTGCTTTGTGGCTGGTGAGTGGGTGCACCAACACTGATGAACCAATAGTAAACGTGTTAAGTCCATCACAAGCATTGCACAGGGCTGACCGTTCTTTTGTCCTCATTTTATCTGACTTTAAAGGTGACGAGCGGTCCAATGAGCACATTGGCCTGACCGCTTTACACACACTGTTCCTGCGTGAGCACAACCGCCTGGTCCGTGCTCTGGCAGACCTCAACCCTCACTGGAACGGAGAGAGACTCTATCAAGAAGCACGTAAAATCATGGGAGGATATTCACAGGTTAGAGACAGGTTTAGCCGCATGGATTACAGAAATATTGGAATGTCTTCACCCAATGTGTTCAATCAACTGaatgtattttctgtcttttaggTTCTCACTTTCAGAGACTACTTACTTCCCATTGTTGGTCCAGACTTCATAGCCAGTCATCTGTCCACCTACCCTGGTTATGATGAAAACGTGGACCCCTCAATCGCCAATGTGTTTGCCACAGCTGCCTACCGATTCGCTCACCTTATGGTTCAGCCTTTCATGTTTCGTCTTAATGAGCAGTACCAGGATCACCCTGATTTCCCCAGCCCGATGCTGCACAAAGCCTTCTTTACACCGTGGAGGGTCGTTTTTGAAGGTAATACCAAGGTCTATTCACCTTCATTGAAAATATCAAATTACTAACTGTCAGGAGAGAATGTATAGCTTATTACAGTGTATTGCAAATTATTTCTCTTAATGTGAAATTAGGCAACTATTCTCAACCACTTGGCCGGGGCCCATTAGTGGGTCAAAGATGCCCATCTAGGGGCCAGTGAAGGTAATGCCAAATGGTTCATTttgagttattttatttatacatctaaattcaaaaataattaaaaacatagtAATTCAAACAAAGCATACAATAAAAGACCAGATAGGTTTGAGTGTCACCACGGAAATCACGGCTCATCATCAGGTCAAGACAAACCTTTTCCTAGATCCATTGACACAAAATTGATCGTTTGTTGAAACCCTGAATACAATATATTTGGGTTTGTAATGACATACAGTGATGGTAGAGAAGAATATTTGTATCATGATTTGGGAAGTGATTCTCTGATTTCTTTAACAATCTGAAGTGGGCCAAGGAAAGGTTGAGAACCCCTGCAATACGGGGTGTATATTTTCTTA from Cyclopterus lumpus isolate fCycLum1 chromosome 9, fCycLum1.pri, whole genome shotgun sequence includes these protein-coding regions:
- the LOC117736369 gene encoding eosinophil peroxidase-like yields the protein MNHFLCLLAAVLYLSVQCQVDAESHLSRSAIERAVMEAKATVDSAYEYSRRVSVERVRRNAVSPSDILRLVKQPVGQTRNAVRAADYMDNTIKLIKRSLERREKRSINATDLISEEDLEVIASLTGCSPKHRPTSCKTIPNLNKFRTASSVCNNRLNTRWGASNTPFTRWLPNEYEDGISLPKGWDPKRKINKRLLPLVREVSNRIVRTVNSNVESDPLYTHMVTMFGQWTDHDLTFTPHSPVIRSFNNGIDCDQSCDRTEPCFPIEIPKKDPRFGKKSQSCIPFFRSAATCGSGNFGHTFGASTVRQQINSLTAFLDVGQVYGSEDTKARFLRDLTSDKGLLRVNTQFTDSSRELLPFSTMVTNMCATRARITNDSKAEEVPCFVAGDERSNEHIGLTALHTLFLREHNRLVRALADLNPHWNGERLYQEARKIMGGYSQVLTFRDYLLPIVGPDFIASHLSTYPGYDENVDPSIANVFATAAYRFAHLMVQPFMFRLNEQYQDHPDFPSPMLHKAFFTPWRVVFEGGLDPLIRGLVGRQAKLNTQDHMMTDELRDRLFKFTSELALDLAALNMQRGRDHGLSGYNQWRKFCGLSQPRSKTALAKVLKSKDLANNLLNLYGRADNIDVWLGGVAEPFVRGGRVGPLFACLIATQFQRIRTGDRLWWENNGVFTAGQRDSLKNTSLARIICDNTGITDVPAQPFLYAPRKSGYTKCGDIPVFDLSPWKESINS